The following proteins come from a genomic window of Macadamia integrifolia cultivar HAES 741 chromosome 14, SCU_Mint_v3, whole genome shotgun sequence:
- the LOC122062071 gene encoding uncharacterized protein LOC122062071 — MQEKFDWKRRRRNNLEEFKSQKPLANRERILDLQFDLEKPDKDGGTGSVSGSKQQPKTATRHDSKTEKIAQSTSLPLANSIILCTGTRIVLLKLGDKSDYHTFWAAPPRGSDYHTFKQGRQGHLLPLKAS, encoded by the exons ATGCAAGAGAAGTTCGAttggaagagaagaagacgGAACAACTTGGAAGAATTTAAATCGCAGAAGCCGCTCGCTAATAGGGAGAGGATCCTCGACCTGCAATTTGATTTGGAAAAGCCGGATAAGGATGGTGGGACGGGTAGTGTCAGTGGAAGCAAACAACAGCCCAAAACTGCTACTAGACACGATTCGAAAACAGAGAAAATTG cccaatcaacatcttTGCCTCTTGCTAATTCTATTATTCTATGTACCGGAACTAGAATTGTCCTCCTAAAACTTGGAGACAAATCAGATTATCATACCTTCTGGGCTGCTCCTCCGCGGGGATCAGATTATCATACCTTCAAACAGGGGCGGCAGGGGCATCTTCTACCACTGAAGGCATCGTAG